The genomic DNA CGACGTAAACTTTCTAAGTCGATCACTTGTAGATCGTTTTCCGTGATATCCTTAATCAGTTCCGTCACACCTGGTACATAACCGCCAGGGAAAATATATTTATTGATCCACGCATTCGTTGCACCACCTTGTTGTCGGCTGATTCCATGGATCAAAGCAGTTCCTTTAGGTTTCAACAAATCTTTGACTACTTTGAAATATTCAGGTAGATTTTCTGACCCTACGTGTTCGAACATCCCCACACTGGTGATATGATCGAAAGTCTCCCCTTTCAACTCACGGTAATCCATTAGAAACACACGACATTGGTCTTCTAGATGCTCTTCTTTGATTTTATTGGTGATGAAGTTGTATTGTTCTTCACTAAGAGTAATACCAGTCGCTTTGACATGATATTCTTTTGCAGCAGTAAATAGTAACGTTCCCCAGCCACAACCAATATCCAAGAGGGATTCCCCTTCTTTGATAAATAGCTTATCTAAAATATGATGGACTTTATTGATCTGTGCTTGCTCCAGACTATCTTCTGGAGTTTTGAAATAAGCACAAGAATACGTCAACGTTGAATCAAGCCATAAGCGATAAAAATCATTGCCTAAGTCATAATGAGCATGGATATCCGCTTTATTTTGTTGCTTTGTGTGTTTCTCTTTTTTTGGTAACCACTTCAGATAATCTTTGCTACGCAAGAAACTATCGGTATGACTGTAAGCATCATTGATCAATGATTGGATGTTTCCTTCGATTT from Enterococcus mundtii includes the following:
- a CDS encoding SAM-dependent methyltransferase, with the protein product MLEKTIYHQLFSHSFSLPVEVTYWDGTTKQYGDTDNPPQIKITFNEEIPIKELTRNASLSLGEAYMDHRIEIEGNIQSLINDAYSHTDSFLRSKDYLKWLPKKEKHTKQQNKADIHAHYDLGNDFYRLWLDSTLTYSCAYFKTPEDSLEQAQINKVHHILDKLFIKEGESLLDIGCGWGTLLFTAAKEYHVKATGITLSEEQYNFITNKIKEEHLEDQCRVFLMDYRELKGETFDHITSVGMFEHVGSENLPEYFKVVKDLLKPKGTALIHGISRQQGGATNAWINKYIFPGGYVPGVTELIKDITENDLQVIDLESLRRDYQWTLQHWTQRFHAVQEQVTQEMGDRFYRMWDLYLQACAASFESSNIDVIQYLLVHPGNNSIPMHRK